AAATATAGTCATTCAGGACTTTTTCTGTGAGCACAAAAGCATTGAGAACATGTTAGTGGCTGCCAGGAAAACCTGTCATcattttagtcattcagtcaaggCCCGTCAGATACTGCAAGAGTTCCAAAACGATCACCAACTTCCATGGAAAAATTTGAAACAAGATGAAGCTGGCCATTGGATTTCTACCTTTTATATGTTAAAATGGCTCTTGGAGCATTGCTACTCAGTTCACCATAGTCTTGGTAGAGCCAGTGGAGTTGTGCTCACCTCCCTTCAGTGGACTCTAATGACATATGTTTGTGATATTCTTAAACCATTTGAGGAGGCCACCCAGAAAGTGAGTGTGAAGACCATAGGATTGAATCAGGTGCTACCACTCATCCATCATTTACTCCTTTCCCTGCAGAAACTCAGAGAAGATTTTCAAGTCAGAGGTATTACTCAGGCCCTCAATCTGGTAGACAGTTTATCTCTGAAACTTGAAACTGACACCCTACTAAGTGCCATGCTCAAATCCAAGCCCTGTATCTTGGCTACTTTGTTAGATCCTTGCTTTAAAAACAGTTTGGGAGACTTTTTTCCTCAAGGTGCTGATTTGGAAACTTATAAGCAGATCCTTGCAGAAGAAGTTTGTAACTATATGGAATCTTCACCAGAGGTCTGCCATATTGCAACTTCAGAAGCTTCTGGCCCCTCAGCTATAGTAGAAGCTGATTCATTTACCTCATCTATAAGAGAAGGCACCTCCATTTCAGGATCTGTTGATAGCTCAGCTGCAGATATTGTTGCCATTGGAGGCAAAAGCTTCATGTTTCCTTCTGCTATGGCAGTGGTGGATGAATACTTCAAAGAGAAGTATTCAGAGATCTCAGGGGATGATGACCCTTTGTTTTATTGGCAGAAGAAGGTGAACGTATGGCCAGCTTTGACCCAAGTTGCTATTCAGTATCTGAGCTGCCCCATGTGTAGTTGGCAATCTGAATGTGTCTTTACTGCAAATAGCCACTTTCACCCAAAGCAGATCATGAGCCTGGACTTTGATAATATAGAACAGCTGATGTTTCTGAAAATGAACTTGAAAAATGTTAACTATGATTATTCTGCATTGGTTCTAAGCTGGGATCCTGAGAATGAAGTTATTcaaagcaatgaaaaagaaatattatcttaatttctttttcctttctccatttaAAATGGGCAACTTATTGCTATGTTAGTGTATCCTAATTGCTATAATTGTTATATGTAGTTATACTAATTATTCTTTATGCACTATCTGGGGAAACCTGATAACACAGAAAGGGCTGAAAATTCCTCAGAGGTAATACAGTATCGACAAAGTAAAGATTAACTTTAAAGATTTCATAGTAGTAATTCAGTATAGCTATCACCTGAAATTTTGTTTGTTCCAATTGAGAGGGGAAAAGagatattttaattagaaaaatatagtgCAGCATTGAAAGGCCTTAGGCTATTTCTGGCTGGTAGATTGAACTAGTAATtggttttaagttaaaatttctCTCAACTTGGGAAGGTTGATTGCTCTGAAACCAATGAAATAGAGAAAAGgcaggactgtatagtccatgggttcacaaagtcATATGGagctgagcgactttactttcgtACTAAACTGATatatctcccctccccccaccaccactatttttctatttctttaaaaaccctGATTCATACTTACAGCTTGGCAAAAACAAAAGTTCACAAAATTGTTTTATACTTCGGAGTTTCTAATTGCCTCCTCATACTGgtcaattttataatttaagtATGATAGAGTTGCCCTTTATATTTAAGATTGGTTCTGTATGAAACGGAAACATTAGAAAACAATTAGATATTTTTAGTCTTTGAATTGCCCTATTTAACTTTTAttgtaaaaacaataaaagattATATAGgtacttttatataatttatggGTAAATGACAAAAAATTTACAGAATTGGAGAAGattaaatgggaataaaaacGAAAGCCCCGTGAGCATACTGTGACAAAACCAATATCCATTTCCCAAAGAATGTTTCTCTGAATTTAAGTGATCATAAATGTCTTCTTAAAAATTACATCGAATGACCCATAATACTATATTCTTAACTGTGAGATTATTTTGGCCTTAACTCTTATTTCAAAATAAGCAGTCAGTATTTTCATGTGTTAGTAATCATTGCCTCACTGGTAAAAGAATTGATCTCAGTTGATCTTGTCCCTTTCCACTCTGAGAGTATTGTTTTTGTGATCGAGTGGGAGGCCAGAAATGATGACTTTTAGTAAAAGTTTCAGACTGAATAACTAATGTAAGAtcccaatttttcctttttttcattttagatttgGGGATATTCCCTGCCCAAAAATTTCCTGGAAAATTGACTAGTATTAAGTGTGAGTAAAAGGTGtccactttttttaaagttttgattttaGTTTTGTCTTGGATAGTATTTGGCAAGATTTAGCCTAGAAATTATGTAGTATTTATTACATGAGAATCAAATTGCTTTGTTACTGGGCTGGTTTCAAAATTTAGAACTCATTTCTATGTATCAAAATcgctcttcatttttgtttttttgaaattcTTAAATGGTAAATGTACCATTGTGAAATGAAATTTCAACTCCAAAAGTTTACCCTTTTACTAAATGGAGTAAATGGATAATTACAAAGTCTTTAGTTGTAGCCATCACTAGTAAAGAATTTGGAACTAGATTGCATAAGCCTTTGCAGGGCCGCCGTTGAATGTCATGCCAGTGACACTGGtgttataaaagaagaaaaaagtcttcCCTTAGATAGAAACTTTGTGTATCTTGACAGTGCCAGTTCAGGATGGCTGTGATGCTGCTCTGCCTCCTACAGCCTGCTGCACCACTCTGTAGTCACTCTGTAACTATGCATTTCTATCTTTTTTGGTTAAACACTCCCTGAAGATGATAAAAGATGATGTGACAGTATACATACATCCATATTATACACATTGATACATGTGTAAGGATTTCCCTTCATTTTTATCTTGTGGGCCGGGCAAAATTTAGTGTAACATTAAAATACTTCATGATACTTTGGTATAAGAGGAAATTCACTATTTTTATAATGACCCAAATTTGAAGGCTTTTGTAGtgtattttaaaagggaaaacttACCCAGATGTTTTATTTCTACACatttgtgtacgtgtgtgtgtgtgtttataagccagttagtatgtatatgtatattatacataaaaCACTATATTTTTACATACAAGTATGTTTTTATTATACAGATAATAAAGATGGGGGaaggtttctgtttttttcttaataggtGAAGAAATCTTGAAGACCAGAAATTGGATCTTATtgaattttggtgtttttttttttaaattttttctttcttttttctttttaaattacttgTTCGGCTATGGAAGattgatcttttttctttttaataatcctTTGAATCTCAAGTTCATCTTTATATgaac
The sequence above is a segment of the Ovis aries strain OAR_USU_Benz2616 breed Rambouillet chromosome 12, ARS-UI_Ramb_v3.0, whole genome shotgun sequence genome. Coding sequences within it:
- the LOC132657452 gene encoding uncharacterized LOC128031836 homolog, which encodes MAVMLLCLLQPAAPLCSHSVTMHFYLFWLNTP